GAGAATGTGTTGATTCCGCGACCGGAAACGGAGGAGCTGGTGGAGTGGGTATCTGCAATCGGCAATCGGCATTCGGTAGACGGCAAACGGCAGACGGCAGAAACGCTTCGCATTTTGGATGTTGGTACGGGAAGTGGATGTATACCGGTTTCTTTAAAGAAGAAACTGCCGCAGGCAGAGGTGTATGCCTGTGATGTAAGTGAAGGGGCGCTGGCGGTGGCGGCGCGTAATGCGGCGGCTCAGGAAACGCCTGTTAATTTTATTAAGATTGATTTTTTAGATGCGGGTAGCTGGTCATTGCTCCCGGAGGTTGATATTATCGTAAGTAACCCGCCCTATATTCCGCAAAGCGATAAAAACACCATGTTCCAAAATGTGCTGGCCCATGAGCCACACCTGGCTTTGTTTGTGCCCGATAATGATGCCCTGGTGTTCTATGACGCCATTGCGCGTTTTGCGCAAAGTAATTTGGTTAGCCAGGGTTGTGTTTTTGTAGAAATTCATGAGGAACTGGGTCAAAAAACAAAGGAGTTGTTTGAAGGGAAAGGGTTTTATGCGGAGGTAAAGAAGGACTTTCAGGGGAAGGACAGGATGGTGAAGGCAGTTCTCAGT
The Niastella koreensis GR20-10 genome window above contains:
- the prmC gene encoding peptide chain release factor N(5)-glutamine methyltransferase; translation: MTFYEAQQQLQKALTELYDDREAANIADWVMEHVTGLRKIDRIIHKQSPLAPEKVNLLQEYTRQLLTHKPVQYVLHEAWFCGMPFYVDENVLIPRPETEELVEWVSAIGNRHSVDGKRQTAETLRILDVGTGSGCIPVSLKKKLPQAEVYACDVSEGALAVAARNAAAQETPVNFIKIDFLDAGSWSLLPEVDIIVSNPPYIPQSDKNTMFQNVLAHEPHLALFVPDNDALVFYDAIARFAQSNLVSQGCVFVEIHEELGQKTKELFEGKGFYAEVKKDFQGKDRMVKAVLSSQFSV